In Candidatus Promineifilum breve, one genomic interval encodes:
- a CDS encoding Uma2 family endonuclease: protein MTEDHITRTRFTVQQYEKMIATGVLTKDDRVELIDGVILAMDTPTPRHSAVVNRLHDQLYQLNLASVLVRAHGAIRLDDYSEPQPDISIVRWQSDYYASGFPEPKDTLLVVEVTEFALSFYRDVKLPLYARTGILEVWIVSLLQQTVDVYRAPSEAGYGETRQLRCGDKLNALYLSDLSLMVESVLG, encoded by the coding sequence ATGACTGAGGATCATATCACGCGCACGCGATTTACCGTTCAACAATACGAAAAGATGATCGCAACAGGCGTCCTCACGAAGGATGACCGGGTAGAGTTAATCGACGGGGTGATCTTGGCGATGGACACGCCTACACCGCGCCACTCGGCGGTCGTAAATCGTCTACACGATCAACTCTATCAATTGAACCTGGCATCTGTGCTAGTACGGGCACATGGAGCTATTCGGCTTGACGATTATTCAGAACCGCAACCTGATATATCAATTGTTCGGTGGCAATCAGACTACTACGCCTCAGGTTTCCCGGAGCCGAAAGATACTTTATTGGTGGTCGAGGTCACGGAATTCGCCCTCTCCTTTTACCGTGACGTGAAGCTGCCACTTTACGCGCGGACAGGTATCCTTGAAGTGTGGATAGTGTCGCTCTTGCAACAAACCGTCGACGTTTACCGTGCGCCAAGCGAAGCGGGCTATGGTGAGACACGTCAACTGCGGTGCGGCGACAAGCTAAACGCGCTTTATTTGTCCGATCTAAGCCTGATGGTAGAGAGCGTCCTCGGCTAG
- a CDS encoding bifunctional riboflavin kinase/FAD synthetase — MTQSFVRVTHLDEVDHKQPTYVAIGSFDGVHRGHQALLRRMAEQAHAAGRRAAALTFFPHPRRVLQTLPPRFYLTTLDERVHLLAEQGIDLIITHPFDDEVRRIRAADFVDQLLAALDMKQLWGGDFALGFRREGDVPFLRQQGQEKGFTVETIDGPVMWNGDMVSSRRVRAALEAGDMAEVSGCLGRHFCVRGPVVKGDQRGRTIGFPTANLAVWDELFLPGNGVYATYIWVRGQRRAAATNVGVRPTVDGLKLTVEAHILDFDDDIYGEDVRLEFVRRIRPEMKFGGLGELKAQIAADVAQVKEELAL; from the coding sequence ATGACTCAATCCTTCGTTCGCGTCACCCACCTAGACGAAGTCGATCACAAACAACCCACCTACGTCGCCATCGGCTCATTCGACGGCGTGCATCGGGGCCACCAGGCATTGCTGCGGCGTATGGCCGAGCAGGCCCACGCCGCGGGCCGGCGCGCCGCGGCGCTGACCTTTTTCCCCCATCCGCGCCGCGTCCTCCAGACGTTGCCGCCGCGCTTCTACCTGACCACGCTCGACGAGCGCGTCCACCTGCTGGCCGAGCAGGGCATCGATCTGATCATCACCCACCCGTTCGACGACGAAGTGCGCCGCATCCGCGCCGCCGATTTCGTCGATCAACTGCTGGCCGCGCTGGACATGAAGCAGCTGTGGGGCGGCGATTTCGCCCTCGGCTTTCGCCGCGAGGGGGACGTGCCCTTCTTGCGTCAGCAGGGGCAGGAGAAGGGCTTCACCGTAGAAACGATTGATGGGCCGGTGATGTGGAACGGCGACATGGTCAGCAGCCGGCGGGTGCGGGCGGCACTGGAGGCCGGCGATATGGCCGAGGTCAGCGGCTGTCTGGGCCGCCATTTCTGCGTGCGCGGCCCGGTGGTGAAAGGCGACCAGCGCGGCCGGACAATCGGCTTCCCCACGGCCAACCTGGCCGTATGGGACGAGTTGTTCTTGCCGGGCAACGGCGTCTATGCCACCTATATCTGGGTGCGGGGGCAGCGGCGGGCGGCGGCGACCAACGTGGGCGTGCGGCCGACGGTCGACGGCCTCAAGCTGACCGTGGAGGCCCATATCCTCGATTTCGACGATGACATCTATGGCGAGGACGTGCGGCTGGAGTTCGTGCGCCGCATCCGGCCGGAGATGAAGTTTGGCGGGTTGGGGGAATTGAAGGCGCAGATCGCGGCCGATGTGGCCCAGGTGAAGGAAGAATTGGCGTTATAA
- the truB gene encoding tRNA pseudouridine(55) synthase TruB, producing the protein MSLSGLLVIDKPLGPTSHDVVGRLRRLLGVRRVGHAGTLDPLASGLLLVGVGRATRFIEYLVGLDKVYETVVRLGQATTTYDAEGEVTAESPVTATAADVAAALDAFRGPIRQRVPSYSAVKRDGQPLYKAARRGETLDLPEREVTIHALDVLAYEPPLLTLRVAVSSGTYIRSLAHDLGQALGCGGHVAGLRRTGVGRFTLADAVALDALTPENVAGYVLPAEAAVAHLARVAFDEAEAIALGYGQRPPAPIDAPPGDAAAFGADGRFLGVVAAVGGEWRARKMVSEAD; encoded by the coding sequence GTGAGCCTTTCCGGCCTGCTCGTCATCGATAAACCGCTGGGGCCAACGTCCCATGACGTGGTTGGCCGTCTGCGCCGCCTGCTGGGCGTGCGCCGCGTGGGCCATGCCGGCACGCTCGACCCGCTGGCGAGTGGCCTGTTGCTGGTCGGCGTGGGCCGGGCGACGCGCTTCATTGAGTATCTCGTCGGGCTGGATAAGGTCTACGAGACGGTGGTGCGGCTGGGGCAGGCGACGACGACCTACGACGCCGAGGGCGAGGTGACCGCCGAAAGCCCGGTGACCGCCACCGCCGCCGACGTGGCCGCCGCGCTCGACGCCTTCCGCGGCCCCATCCGCCAGCGCGTGCCGTCCTATTCGGCGGTGAAGCGCGACGGCCAGCCGCTCTACAAAGCGGCGCGGCGCGGCGAGACGCTCGATCTTCCCGAGCGCGAGGTGACCATCCATGCCCTGGATGTACTGGCTTATGAGCCGCCCCTGTTGACGTTGCGTGTGGCCGTGTCGTCGGGCACGTATATCCGCTCGCTGGCCCACGATCTGGGGCAGGCGCTGGGCTGTGGCGGGCACGTGGCCGGTTTGCGCCGGACGGGCGTCGGCCGCTTCACCCTGGCCGACGCGGTGGCGCTGGACGCGCTGACGCCGGAGAACGTCGCCGGCTATGTGTTGCCGGCCGAGGCGGCCGTGGCTCATCTGGCGCGGGTGGCGTTTGATGAGGCTGAGGCCATCGCCCTGGGGTACGGGCAACGGCCGCCCGCGCCAATCGACGCGCCGCCGGGGGACGCGGCCGCGTTTGGGGCGGATGGGCGGTTTCTGGGAGTCGTGGCGGCCGTAGGGGGCGAGTGGCGGGCGAGGAAGATGGTCAGCGAGGCGGACTAG
- a CDS encoding type II toxin-antitoxin system Phd/YefM family antitoxin has protein sequence MLKVDVERIVSVTDARGRLSELVDEAKSDEFWVLTKGGKPRVALVDVAYLDDLIRRAWFNELASQTQGAFDAYLRKQGIDPDEVSEDEIERVLASD, from the coding sequence ATGTTGAAAGTGGATGTAGAACGCATTGTGTCTGTTACGGATGCTCGCGGCAGGCTAAGCGAACTCGTCGATGAAGCCAAATCAGATGAATTTTGGGTGCTAACCAAAGGCGGCAAGCCTCGCGTCGCACTTGTCGATGTCGCCTATCTGGATGATTTAATTCGCCGGGCCTGGTTTAATGAGTTGGCGTCCCAGACGCAGGGGGCTTTTGATGCTTATTTACGGAAACAAGGGATTGACCCGGATGAAGTGAGCGAGGATGAGATCGAGAGGGTTCTTGCATCTGATTAG
- a CDS encoding Uma2 family endonuclease, whose translation MTRAVHVEGEPVWELARLFPTQGNWSETEYLALNTNHFVELSRGCLIFPPMPDLRHQSILGHLLTVLYDYCKEHGGNVLPAPLPLKLAPGEYREPDLLYLSVEQRAAIVGDYPDRAALVMEIVMGEAEDRDRVYINKRRDYAQAGIPEYWIVDPQEEVIFVLRLEGKEYVEHGRFIAGDTATSSLLPGFTVPVADVWAAAN comes from the coding sequence ATGACGCGCGCAGTCCACGTGGAAGGCGAACCCGTCTGGGAACTGGCGCGTTTATTCCCCACCCAAGGCAATTGGTCAGAAACTGAGTATCTGGCTCTCAATACTAACCATTTTGTCGAACTCTCGCGCGGCTGCCTCATCTTCCCACCGATGCCTGACCTGAGGCATCAGAGTATCCTCGGACACTTGCTCACTGTCTTATATGATTATTGTAAGGAGCATGGCGGAAACGTGCTGCCTGCTCCACTGCCGCTCAAACTCGCTCCCGGCGAATATCGTGAACCTGACTTGTTGTACCTCAGCGTTGAACAACGCGCGGCAATTGTCGGCGACTACCCCGACCGGGCCGCGCTGGTTATGGAAATAGTAATGGGTGAAGCTGAGGATCGAGATCGCGTTTACATTAACAAACGCCGCGACTACGCCCAGGCCGGCATCCCCGAATACTGGATCGTCGATCCCCAAGAAGAGGTAATTTTCGTGTTGCGCCTGGAGGGCAAGGAGTACGTCGAACACGGCCGCTTCATCGCCGGCGACACGGCCACCTCTTCCCTACTGCCCGGCTTCACCGTCCCCGTCGCCGACGTCTGGGCCGCGGCCAACTAG
- the rbfA gene encoding 30S ribosome-binding factor RbfA — MSKIRQERTAEQIQFILSELFLREVSDPRLIGITVTQVLIDRELQHANIYVNALGDEEREEEVMAGLASATGFLRGQIAQRLDLRSAPVVRFHWDPRLRYAEEVNDLLDSLEIPPATDDAPPADVVDAAGE, encoded by the coding sequence ATGAGCAAGATTAGACAAGAACGCACCGCCGAACAGATTCAGTTCATCCTGAGCGAGCTTTTCCTGCGCGAGGTCAGCGACCCGCGGTTGATCGGGATAACGGTCACCCAAGTGCTCATCGACCGCGAATTGCAGCACGCCAACATCTACGTCAACGCGCTGGGCGACGAGGAGCGCGAGGAAGAAGTCATGGCCGGGCTGGCCAGCGCGACCGGCTTCCTGCGCGGCCAGATCGCCCAGCGGCTCGACTTGCGCTCCGCGCCGGTCGTGCGCTTCCATTGGGACCCGCGCCTGCGCTATGCCGAGGAAGTCAACGACCTGCTGGATAGCCTGGAAATCCCCCCGGCCACCGACGACGCGCCCCCGGCCGACGTAGTAGATGCGGCCGGCGAGTGA
- a CDS encoding DHH family phosphoesterase, translated as MRPASERVIQFAIEKANRVLVIAHIDPDGDALGSLTAVGQGLQQLGKRVTLVCDDAVPRRFLNLPLAADVRRAPNTTTPYDLVIAVDCADQARMGWAYDNLPDPKPTLANIDHHITNTQFGAFNIIEPAASSTAEILHRFLPEMGVELTLGIAESLLTGIVTDTLGFRTNNVTAATLRAAADLVEAGADIAGISLRTLHQRPFATAKMWAIGLGGMTLEDGLLWTSISRQAMLSAGIDGRPSSSGLVNFLADVDEAMIGLVLSEMEDGTVRVTMRTRPPYNVAEVATRFGGGGHALAAGCSLDGPLARAEEQVVAACRDAIRRQTPAPAR; from the coding sequence ATGCGGCCGGCGAGTGAGCGCGTGATCCAGTTCGCCATCGAAAAGGCCAACCGCGTGTTGGTCATTGCCCACATCGACCCGGACGGCGACGCCCTCGGCTCGCTGACGGCCGTGGGCCAGGGGTTGCAACAACTCGGCAAGCGCGTGACGCTGGTGTGCGACGACGCCGTGCCGCGCCGTTTCCTGAATTTGCCGCTGGCCGCCGACGTGCGCCGCGCCCCCAACACCACAACGCCTTACGACCTGGTGATCGCCGTCGATTGCGCCGACCAGGCGCGCATGGGCTGGGCCTACGATAACCTGCCCGATCCCAAGCCGACGCTGGCTAACATCGACCATCACATCACCAATACCCAGTTCGGCGCGTTCAACATCATTGAACCGGCGGCCAGTTCGACGGCCGAAATCCTGCACCGCTTCCTGCCCGAAATGGGGGTGGAACTGACGCTTGGCATCGCCGAAAGTCTGCTGACCGGCATCGTGACCGACACCCTCGGCTTCCGCACCAATAACGTGACGGCGGCCACCTTGCGCGCCGCGGCCGACCTGGTGGAAGCCGGGGCCGACATCGCCGGCATCTCCTTGCGTACCCTGCACCAGCGCCCGTTCGCCACGGCCAAGATGTGGGCCATCGGTCTGGGCGGCATGACGCTGGAAGACGGCCTGCTCTGGACCAGCATCTCGCGCCAGGCGATGCTGAGCGCCGGTATCGACGGCCGCCCCAGCAGCTCCGGGCTGGTCAACTTTCTGGCCGACGTGGACGAGGCCATGATTGGTCTGGTGCTCAGCGAGATGGAAGACGGCACGGTGCGCGTCACCATGCGCACCCGGCCACCCTACAACGTGGCCGAGGTGGCGACGCGCTTCGGCGGCGGCGGTCATGCGCTGGCCGCCGGCTGCTCGCTCGATGGCCCGCTGGCCCGCGCCGAGGAGCAGGTCGTCGCCGCCTGCCGCGACGCCATCCGCCGCCAAACCCCCGCGCCCGCGCGCTAA